The Devosia sp. SD17-2 genome includes a region encoding these proteins:
- a CDS encoding pseudoazurin, with protein MVAAPIALSPMPAFAAEHEVEMLNKGEAGTMVFEPALLRIASGDAVKFVPTDPGHNAESIRDMAPEGAELFKGAMGKEVSVTFTVPGVYGIKCLPHLAMGMIALVVVDDPSPNLEAAKAVRNPPKAKERFDALFAELE; from the coding sequence ATGGTAGCCGCGCCGATCGCGCTATCTCCCATGCCCGCCTTTGCAGCCGAGCACGAAGTCGAGATGCTGAACAAGGGAGAGGCCGGCACTATGGTGTTCGAGCCTGCGCTTCTTCGGATCGCCAGCGGCGACGCCGTCAAGTTCGTACCCACCGATCCAGGCCACAACGCAGAGAGTATTCGTGACATGGCGCCCGAAGGCGCGGAACTGTTTAAGGGCGCCATGGGCAAGGAGGTCAGCGTGACCTTCACCGTCCCCGGTGTCTATGGCATCAAGTGTCTTCCCCACCTCGCGATGGGCATGATCGCGCTCGTCGTGGTGGACGACCCCTCCCCCAACCTCGAGGCCGCCAAAGCCGTTCGCAACCCACCCAAGGCCAAGGAACGTTTTGACGCGCTTTTCGCCGAACTGGAATAG
- a CDS encoding DUF6683 family protein — MGRVRSVLAALLGTAFLAVPLTAAAQDFGMGFFNDSIDLTNAYVAQSAMASVANVRPLTTPPPTAIDRSVMEFERDLEVSARVRERFRDQLIRSNPDRAADIATALERNWLREFAYEMALNGLDADNLADANTAYLIASWALVNNVEFLDPRAILSVRNSMRAAISNSPDVIAMSNADKQIAAETLIYNTVLVMANRVQIAATRDSALHAAAAKHYGDGFRELGIDLKALQLTNHTFVSIR; from the coding sequence ATGGGCAGGGTTCGAAGCGTTTTAGCCGCATTGTTGGGCACAGCTTTTTTAGCGGTGCCCCTCACCGCAGCGGCGCAGGATTTCGGGATGGGTTTCTTCAATGACTCCATTGACCTCACGAACGCCTATGTCGCCCAGTCGGCGATGGCGAGCGTCGCCAATGTCAGACCTCTTACGACGCCACCCCCGACCGCCATCGACAGGTCGGTGATGGAGTTCGAGAGAGATCTTGAAGTTTCAGCACGCGTCCGTGAGCGCTTCCGGGACCAGCTGATACGCTCCAATCCGGATCGGGCTGCGGATATCGCCACGGCGCTGGAACGGAATTGGCTGCGGGAATTCGCCTATGAGATGGCCCTGAATGGTCTCGATGCAGACAATCTAGCAGACGCCAACACCGCCTATCTCATTGCCAGTTGGGCGCTCGTCAACAATGTCGAGTTCCTCGACCCAAGGGCTATTTTGTCAGTGCGGAACAGTATGCGGGCGGCGATTTCAAATAGCCCGGACGTCATCGCCATGAGCAATGCGGACAAGCAGATAGCTGCCGAGACACTGATCTACAACACAGTCCTTGTGATGGCCAACAGAGTGCAGATCGCGGCGACCCGCGATAGCGCGCTGCACGCCGCTGCGGCAAAACACTATGGCGACGGGTTCCGCGAGTTGGGGATCGACCTCAAGGCACTCCAACTGACCAACCATACCTTCGTCAGCATTCGGTAA
- a CDS encoding ankyrin repeat domain-containing protein, which produces MTLKRLGLFAGLAIAALMIFAMFGMNGRKLVAEDTFSDPQSIALANAMMEGDVEEMDRLVSEGADPNGTGRDGMTLLEWEILREGHTGFRELLRLGADPTAIGWGGETAMHIAAMYSNPIYLKALIAKGVPVDVVDGKMERTPLFSALMSNRQDNIDFLLEHGASLAFADRNGETPLHVAAAINDFHNTLRFLQLGADPLAENRLGSTFQRGIFKSRPDLLNVSAKADRDRIVAFLWERNIPLDPTAER; this is translated from the coding sequence GTGACACTGAAGCGGCTTGGTCTCTTTGCTGGGCTCGCGATTGCAGCCCTGATGATCTTTGCGATGTTCGGAATGAATGGCCGAAAACTGGTCGCAGAGGACACGTTCTCCGACCCTCAGTCGATCGCTCTGGCCAATGCCATGATGGAGGGCGATGTCGAGGAGATGGATCGTCTGGTGTCCGAAGGTGCCGATCCGAATGGGACTGGCAGGGATGGGATGACGCTCCTTGAATGGGAAATCCTGCGAGAGGGGCATACGGGCTTCAGAGAGCTCCTCCGCCTCGGCGCTGATCCGACCGCTATCGGCTGGGGCGGCGAAACGGCCATGCACATCGCAGCCATGTATAGTAACCCAATCTACCTCAAGGCCCTGATTGCCAAAGGTGTTCCTGTCGACGTCGTCGATGGCAAGATGGAGCGCACGCCGCTCTTCTCGGCACTTATGAGCAATCGGCAGGACAACATCGACTTTCTGCTCGAGCACGGCGCCAGTCTTGCCTTCGCCGATCGCAATGGCGAGACCCCGCTGCACGTTGCTGCCGCGATCAATGACTTTCACAACACCCTGCGCTTCCTGCAACTGGGGGCTGATCCTCTTGCTGAGAACCGGTTGGGATCAACGTTCCAACGTGGAATTTTCAAGTCGCGCCCGGATCTTCTCAACGTGTCCGCCAAAGCGGATCGCGACCGGATCGTCGCCTTCCTGTGGGAGCGCAATATACCGCTCGACCCGACGGCCGAGCGGTAA
- a CDS encoding FCD domain-containing protein has product MVGKAGKRASSEEISKRLREAIEAGDLSEGGRLLPERDLCTRLDVGRYGLRQVLDRLEAEGIIWRRQGQGTFISSIHPPRPEAFLEEAAETSPAEMMEVRIEFEPIMTRLCALRASREQIQDIRQKANFVANADTAHGFENADFAFHRSIATGANNILLLAMYDLATATLRRADWRVARQNTFSKSRRSDVFAEHESIIVALEDRNPIAAEAAMRRHLQSVYEHLQRRQQ; this is encoded by the coding sequence ATGGTTGGCAAGGCGGGCAAACGCGCAAGCAGCGAGGAGATTTCAAAGCGGCTGCGCGAAGCCATTGAGGCAGGTGACCTCAGCGAGGGCGGGCGCCTGCTGCCGGAGCGAGACTTATGTACGCGTCTCGATGTGGGCCGCTATGGTCTGCGGCAGGTTCTCGATCGGCTGGAGGCGGAGGGCATTATATGGCGGCGTCAGGGGCAGGGGACGTTCATCTCCTCCATCCACCCCCCGCGTCCCGAGGCCTTCCTCGAAGAGGCTGCCGAAACCAGTCCGGCAGAGATGATGGAAGTACGGATCGAGTTCGAACCCATCATGACCCGCCTCTGCGCTCTGCGGGCGTCCCGCGAACAGATCCAGGATATTCGTCAGAAAGCCAACTTCGTGGCCAATGCCGACACCGCTCACGGGTTCGAAAACGCCGACTTCGCCTTCCACCGCTCCATCGCCACTGGTGCAAACAATATCCTGCTGCTGGCCATGTACGATTTGGCGACCGCTACGTTGCGGCGTGCCGACTGGCGCGTCGCCCGGCAGAATACCTTTTCGAAGTCCCGCCGTTCGGACGTCTTTGCCGAGCACGAAAGCATCATCGTCGCCCTGGAAGACCGCAACCCCATCGCCGCCGAAGCCGCCATGCGTCGCCATCTCCAGTCGGTCTACGAACACCTCCAGCGTCGCCAGCAATAG
- a CDS encoding ABC transporter substrate-binding protein: protein MTHYKTALSAGVLALMVSTTAFGSDLRIGMRDDPGSLDPATNATFVGRVSLQSICDKLVDIDAQGNLVPMLATDWAWSADGTEVTLTLRQDVVFHDGTPFNAEAVKFTLERNKTLEGSRRASEISAIDTIEVADEYTVVFKLKAPSVSLLTQLTDRAGMIISPTAAAAVSAEDFANAPVCAGPYSVAEYLPQERLVIKKFADHWRAADYSFETVTYLPITDTNVRLLNLRSGDLDLAENIAPNDLPSIESDSSLQIAVGDQPAYEMILFNLNGEGANPTVAENVAVREAFNLAIDREAINQVVFGGRYAAGNQPFPPTSPWYNTDFPVPARDVEAARAKLAEAGVESVEIDLMISTSPERLAVAEMMQAMLSEAGITLNIQPTEFVSMRERATAGQFEAYVIGSSGRVDPDLNVSLVLACGAANNAGKYCNEELDALFAEGRANSDDAARKEIYRKVIATIMADMPGIYLYNQRAAYAMTADIAGFTAYPDGIIRLDGVSRD from the coding sequence ATGACACACTACAAGACTGCGCTTTCTGCCGGCGTGTTGGCGCTGATGGTCAGCACTACGGCTTTCGGGTCCGACCTGCGCATTGGCATGCGCGACGATCCCGGTTCGCTCGACCCGGCGACTAATGCGACCTTTGTCGGCCGCGTCTCGCTGCAGTCGATCTGCGACAAGCTCGTGGACATCGACGCCCAGGGCAATCTCGTGCCGATGCTGGCGACGGACTGGGCCTGGTCTGCAGACGGCACCGAAGTCACGCTGACGCTGCGCCAGGACGTGGTCTTCCACGACGGCACGCCGTTCAACGCTGAAGCCGTCAAGTTCACCCTTGAGCGGAACAAGACCCTCGAAGGCTCGCGCCGTGCCAGCGAAATCTCGGCCATCGACACCATTGAAGTGGCCGACGAGTACACGGTCGTCTTCAAGCTCAAAGCCCCATCAGTTTCGCTGCTCACCCAGTTGACGGACCGCGCCGGCATGATCATTTCGCCAACCGCAGCCGCAGCGGTTTCGGCTGAAGATTTCGCCAATGCGCCGGTCTGCGCCGGCCCGTATTCGGTGGCCGAATATCTTCCCCAGGAGCGTCTGGTCATCAAGAAGTTCGCCGATCACTGGCGCGCTGCTGACTATTCCTTCGAAACCGTGACCTATCTGCCGATCACCGACACCAATGTGCGCCTGCTCAACCTGCGCTCGGGTGACCTCGACCTCGCAGAGAACATTGCACCCAACGATCTGCCCTCGATCGAGTCGGATTCCTCGCTGCAGATCGCCGTCGGCGACCAGCCCGCATACGAGATGATCCTGTTCAATCTCAACGGTGAAGGCGCCAACCCCACGGTTGCCGAGAATGTTGCGGTCCGTGAGGCCTTCAACCTTGCCATCGACCGCGAAGCGATCAACCAGGTCGTCTTCGGTGGCCGTTACGCTGCCGGCAACCAGCCCTTCCCGCCGACCAGCCCCTGGTACAACACGGACTTCCCGGTGCCAGCGCGCGATGTGGAGGCTGCCCGTGCCAAGCTCGCCGAAGCCGGCGTCGAGAGCGTCGAGATCGATCTCATGATCTCGACCTCGCCGGAGCGCCTCGCTGTTGCCGAGATGATGCAGGCCATGCTGTCGGAAGCCGGCATCACCCTCAACATCCAGCCAACCGAGTTCGTGTCCATGCGTGAGCGTGCAACGGCCGGCCAGTTCGAAGCCTATGTGATCGGCTCGTCCGGTCGCGTCGATCCGGACCTCAACGTGTCGCTTGTCCTCGCCTGCGGCGCTGCCAACAACGCCGGCAAGTATTGCAACGAAGAGCTCGATGCCCTCTTTGCCGAAGGCCGCGCAAACTCGGACGATGCTGCACGCAAGGAGATCTATCGCAAGGTGATCGCGACCATCATGGCCGATATGCCGGGCATCTATCTCTATAACCAGCGCGCTGCATACGCGATGACTGCCGATATCGCCGGCTTCACCGCCTATCCCGATGGCATCATCCGCCTCGACGGCGTCTCCCGCGACTAA
- a CDS encoding ABC transporter ATP-binding protein, producing the protein MRNLSVTFAKGTEEQSTVVDDVSFSISPGRTLGIVGESGSGKSVTSLAIMGLLGGGVAVGGSAVFDGMDLLQQSPADWRDVRGNRIAMIFQEPMTSLNPAYTVGMQISESLIRHKNLDKDQARTRAIELLKLVRIPSPERRYDDYPHKLSGGMRQRVMIAMALACEPQLLIADEPTTALDVTVQAQILYLIGKLREETGAAIALITHDLGVVAQVCDDVVVMYAGQVVEQAPVEDLFAFPQHPYTVGLLGSLPKFGERKTRLPVVEGAMPAPSARSGGCRFADRCPFRIEKCDTPPPLVKLSETRNSRCWRTPLETLAS; encoded by the coding sequence GTGCGAAACCTCTCTGTCACCTTCGCCAAGGGAACGGAAGAGCAGTCGACCGTCGTCGATGACGTGAGCTTTTCCATCAGCCCGGGCCGCACGCTGGGCATCGTCGGCGAATCCGGCAGTGGCAAGAGCGTCACCTCGCTCGCCATCATGGGCCTTCTCGGGGGTGGCGTCGCTGTCGGCGGCTCAGCCGTATTCGACGGGATGGACCTGCTGCAGCAAAGTCCTGCCGACTGGCGGGATGTCCGCGGCAATCGTATCGCCATGATCTTCCAGGAGCCGATGACATCGCTCAATCCAGCCTACACGGTTGGAATGCAGATCTCGGAGTCGCTGATCCGGCACAAAAATCTCGACAAGGATCAGGCGCGTACACGCGCCATCGAACTGCTCAAGCTGGTGCGCATTCCTTCGCCCGAGCGGCGCTATGACGACTATCCGCACAAGCTGTCCGGCGGCATGCGGCAGCGCGTTATGATTGCCATGGCCTTGGCCTGCGAGCCGCAATTGCTCATCGCCGATGAGCCGACGACTGCGCTCGATGTGACCGTCCAGGCACAAATTCTCTATCTCATCGGCAAGCTGCGCGAAGAAACCGGCGCGGCTATCGCCCTGATTACCCATGACCTGGGCGTAGTTGCCCAGGTCTGCGATGACGTCGTCGTCATGTATGCCGGCCAGGTGGTGGAACAGGCGCCGGTGGAAGACCTCTTCGCCTTTCCGCAGCACCCCTACACGGTTGGCCTGCTCGGTTCGCTTCCCAAATTCGGTGAACGCAAGACGCGCCTGCCGGTGGTCGAGGGCGCGATGCCCGCGCCGAGTGCGCGTTCCGGCGGCTGCCGCTTTGCCGACCGGTGCCCGTTCCGGATCGAAAAATGCGACACCCCGCCGCCGCTGGTGAAGCTGTCCGAAACCCGCAACTCCCGTTGCTGGCGCACGCCCCTGGAGACACTGGCGTCATGA
- a CDS encoding dipeptide ABC transporter ATP-binding protein: protein MNLLKVEKLSKEFVAERTIFGRPRKTVRAVDDVSFEIARGETLALVGESGCGKSTLGRLIMRLIEPSGGTAELSGEDISTLSGKALLSLRKRVQLVFQDPFSSLNPQMTVGQAIAEPLMLHDIVPAAERPARVRELLSAVGLSPQHMHRYPHEFSGGQRQRIVIARALASQPELVVCDEPVSALDVSIRSQVLNLLADLQKQFGFTYLFISHDLSVVRHIADRVAVMYLGRIVEIGDTEDVFVRPRHPYTRALIASIPQPDPAGRDNMRPLEGDMPSPLNPPSGCHFHTRCAFAQERCKQERPALVSSNGRQPAACHFQDELPPPDDLAGAAHVDPRLERLFAAFRADSTKGTTP, encoded by the coding sequence ATGAACTTGCTCAAGGTGGAGAAGCTCTCCAAGGAATTCGTTGCCGAACGCACGATCTTTGGCCGTCCGCGGAAGACCGTCCGGGCTGTCGACGACGTTTCGTTCGAGATCGCGCGCGGTGAGACTTTGGCGCTGGTGGGCGAGTCAGGCTGTGGCAAGTCCACGCTCGGCCGGCTGATCATGCGGCTGATCGAACCGAGCGGCGGGACCGCCGAGCTTTCGGGGGAAGATATTTCCACCCTTAGCGGCAAGGCGCTGCTGTCGCTGCGCAAGCGCGTGCAACTGGTGTTTCAGGACCCGTTCTCATCACTCAATCCGCAGATGACGGTCGGTCAGGCCATTGCCGAGCCGTTGATGCTGCATGATATCGTACCTGCTGCAGAGCGGCCTGCCCGAGTCCGGGAGCTGTTGAGTGCGGTCGGCCTTTCGCCCCAGCACATGCACCGGTATCCGCACGAATTTTCCGGCGGACAGCGCCAACGCATCGTCATCGCCCGCGCTCTCGCGTCCCAGCCTGAACTGGTGGTCTGTGATGAGCCGGTCTCGGCACTCGACGTCTCTATCCGCTCGCAGGTGCTCAACCTTCTGGCAGACCTGCAGAAGCAGTTCGGCTTCACCTATCTCTTCATCTCCCATGACCTCTCGGTGGTCCGGCATATCGCCGACCGCGTCGCAGTGATGTATCTCGGCCGGATCGTCGAGATCGGCGACACCGAGGATGTTTTCGTGCGGCCGCGCCATCCCTATACGCGCGCGCTGATAGCTTCGATCCCGCAACCGGATCCGGCGGGTCGAGACAATATGCGCCCGCTCGAAGGCGATATGCCGAGCCCGCTCAATCCGCCCTCGGGCTGCCATTTCCACACGCGGTGCGCTTTCGCGCAGGAGCGGTGCAAGCAGGAGCGCCCTGCCCTCGTGAGCAGCAATGGACGCCAGCCGGCCGCCTGCCACTTTCAGGATGAGCTTCCGCCGCCCGACGATCTTGCCGGCGCAGCCCACGTGGACCCACGCCTCGAGCGCCTCTTTGCAGCCTTCCGCGCGGACAGCACGAAAGGGACAACCCCATGA
- a CDS encoding ABC transporter permease: MIRLIGKRLLEIIPTLLILSVIIFLLQRLLPGDPAIALAGEEAGAELIEQIRQQYGLDRPLPLQYFDWIGGVLQGDLGQSMRMRRPVLDLIASRLPVTLQLAVMAMVLALGVGLVAGVIAAVKKRSAWDYGANVFALAGISVPNFWLGIMMILVFSVTLNWLPASGYVSPFEDPARSFLSLLMPSIVLGSAIAGVIMRHTRSAMLQALQSDYVRTARAKGLDEKTVVIRHAMRNALTPIITLGALEFGSLLGGAVLTEQIFNIPGFGKLIVDAVYNRDYAVVQGVVLVTALVYVILSLLADIGYMLANPKLRG; encoded by the coding sequence ATGATCCGCCTGATCGGAAAACGGCTTCTTGAAATCATTCCGACACTGCTGATCCTGTCGGTCATCATCTTCCTGCTGCAACGCCTATTGCCAGGCGATCCCGCGATCGCCCTTGCGGGCGAAGAGGCCGGAGCGGAGCTGATCGAGCAGATCCGGCAGCAATATGGGCTCGACCGCCCCCTGCCGCTGCAATATTTCGACTGGATCGGAGGCGTCTTGCAGGGCGACCTCGGGCAATCCATGCGCATGCGCCGTCCGGTGCTTGATCTCATCGCCTCGCGCCTGCCCGTGACACTGCAGCTCGCCGTTATGGCGATGGTGCTGGCGCTCGGCGTCGGGCTCGTCGCCGGCGTGATTGCCGCCGTCAAGAAGCGTAGCGCGTGGGATTACGGCGCCAATGTCTTCGCACTGGCCGGAATTTCGGTGCCTAATTTCTGGCTCGGCATCATGATGATCCTGGTGTTTTCGGTCACCCTTAACTGGCTGCCGGCGTCCGGCTATGTCAGCCCGTTCGAGGATCCCGCCCGATCATTCCTCAGCCTGCTGATGCCCTCCATCGTGCTTGGCAGTGCCATTGCGGGCGTCATCATGCGCCATACGCGCTCGGCCATGCTGCAGGCGTTGCAGAGCGATTATGTCCGCACGGCCCGCGCCAAGGGCCTTGATGAGAAGACCGTGGTCATTCGCCACGCCATGCGCAATGCGCTGACCCCGATCATCACCCTTGGTGCGCTTGAGTTCGGCAGTCTTCTCGGCGGCGCCGTGCTCACCGAGCAGATCTTCAACATCCCGGGCTTCGGCAAGCTGATCGTCGATGCCGTCTACAACCGGGATTATGCCGTCGTTCAGGGCGTGGTGCTGGTCACGGCGCTTGTCTACGTAATTCTGAGCCTCTTGGCCGACATCGGCTACATGCTCGCCAACCCCAAATTGCGGGGCTAG
- a CDS encoding ABC transporter permease: MAADHENRFGQFAKRLFRHKGAIVGLCFIVLVVLAAIFAPIVTSFDPNAQDYTAIRQGPSLLHWFGTDELGRDMFARIIYGARASLLAGLISVVIAIAIGVPLGLIAGYFGGWADVGISRVADAMLAMPFLILAISLAAFLGPSLINSMIAIGVTAAPLFVRLTRGQVISVKSEDYVEAARSMGNSHARIAFRHVLPNVLPALIVQATLTIAAAIISEASLSFLGLGQQPPAASWGSILNTAQRSLSTAPWIAAWPGMMIFLTVLSFNLLGDGLRDAFDPRSR; this comes from the coding sequence ATGGCTGCCGATCACGAAAACCGGTTCGGCCAATTCGCCAAGCGCCTGTTCCGGCATAAGGGAGCAATCGTCGGCCTGTGCTTTATCGTCCTCGTCGTCCTCGCCGCGATCTTTGCGCCGATCGTCACCAGCTTTGATCCGAATGCGCAGGATTATACTGCCATCCGGCAGGGCCCGAGCCTGTTGCACTGGTTCGGCACCGACGAACTCGGACGCGACATGTTCGCCCGCATCATCTATGGCGCGCGCGCTTCGCTTCTTGCCGGGCTGATCTCGGTGGTGATCGCCATCGCCATTGGCGTGCCCCTGGGTCTCATTGCCGGCTATTTCGGCGGCTGGGCCGACGTCGGCATCAGCCGCGTTGCCGACGCCATGCTGGCCATGCCGTTCCTGATCCTCGCGATTTCGCTGGCGGCTTTTCTCGGGCCCAGCCTCATCAACTCGATGATCGCGATCGGCGTGACGGCAGCCCCTCTCTTTGTCCGCCTGACCCGTGGCCAGGTGATCAGCGTCAAGTCCGAGGATTATGTGGAGGCGGCCCGCTCGATGGGCAATTCTCACGCGCGCATCGCCTTCCGGCACGTATTGCCCAATGTACTGCCGGCACTGATCGTCCAGGCAACCCTCACCATCGCTGCGGCCATTATTTCGGAGGCGAGCCTGTCGTTCCTTGGCCTTGGTCAGCAGCCGCCGGCGGCATCCTGGGGTTCGATCCTCAACACTGCTCAGCGCTCGCTGTCTACGGCACCGTGGATCGCCGCCTGGCCGGGCATGATGATCTTCCTCACAGTTCTCAGTTTCAATCTCCTCGGCGACGGACTTCGGGACGCTTTCGATCCCCGTAGTCGCTGA
- a CDS encoding FAD-dependent oxidoreductase produces the protein MRIVVVGAGILGSSAAYHLSQRDNVEVTVIDQVHQGKATLAGAGIVCPWATKVTDPDFYRFYAAGGAYYRPLVEGLAARGETEFGYRQVGALVLAETEEQLAEIEARVLPRVADVPEAGAVRRVSAAETKQMFPPLRDGLMALHIPGGARVEARAIAGAMRRAAEANGAIFRQGHADIESKDGKASVSLDGEAIAADMVIVTAGAWANQALTAIGATISVEPQRGQIVHLGVKEETIDWPVLLPQVSHYMLAFDDNRVVAGATRENGVGFDYRLTAGGQAEVLNFALDLAPGLSDATHIETRIGLRPMAENYKPLIGALPGFDNVLIGNGLGAGGLTMGPLAGKLLTQLAMGEATDIDLAPYAVGA, from the coding sequence ATGCGTATCGTAGTTGTCGGTGCCGGTATCCTGGGCTCCAGCGCGGCTTACCACCTGAGCCAGCGCGACAATGTCGAGGTGACGGTCATTGATCAGGTGCATCAGGGCAAGGCGACCCTGGCCGGTGCAGGCATTGTCTGCCCTTGGGCCACAAAGGTCACTGACCCTGATTTTTACCGCTTCTATGCTGCTGGCGGCGCCTATTACCGCCCGCTGGTAGAAGGTCTTGCCGCTCGTGGTGAAACCGAGTTTGGCTACCGCCAGGTTGGCGCGCTGGTGCTGGCCGAAACCGAAGAGCAGCTGGCCGAAATCGAAGCGCGCGTCCTTCCGCGTGTTGCCGATGTTCCTGAAGCGGGCGCCGTCCGCCGGGTCAGCGCTGCCGAGACCAAGCAGATGTTCCCCCCGCTGCGCGATGGCCTGATGGCCCTCCACATTCCCGGTGGTGCACGCGTCGAAGCGCGCGCCATTGCGGGTGCGATGCGCCGCGCCGCTGAAGCCAATGGCGCGATTTTCCGCCAGGGTCACGCCGACATCGAGAGCAAGGACGGCAAGGCAAGCGTGAGCCTCGATGGCGAGGCCATTGCAGCCGACATGGTCATCGTCACCGCCGGCGCATGGGCCAACCAGGCCCTGACCGCAATCGGCGCGACCATTTCCGTTGAACCGCAGCGTGGCCAGATCGTGCATCTGGGCGTCAAGGAAGAAACCATCGACTGGCCGGTGCTGCTGCCGCAGGTCTCGCACTACATGCTGGCGTTCGACGACAATCGCGTCGTTGCCGGTGCGACCCGCGAAAACGGCGTCGGGTTCGACTACCGCCTCACCGCAGGTGGACAGGCGGAAGTGCTCAACTTCGCACTCGATCTGGCACCTGGCCTTTCCGATGCCACCCATATCGAGACGCGCATCGGTCTCCGCCCGATGGCTGAAAACTACAAGCCGCTGATCGGCGCCCTGCCCGGCTTCGACAACGTGCTGATCGGCAACGGCCTGGGCGCCGGCGGCCTCACCATGGGCCCGCTTGCAGGCAAGCTGCTGACCCAGCTGGCCATGGGCGAAGCGACCGATATCGACCTCGCTCCCTACGCCGTGGGAGCCTGA